The sequence tgtGTTGTGTTGCAGTTTGAGAAGTTTCTCTCGCctttgcttccgcgctgcgacctgggtcttctgcttcgagatagcttgtgTATAGatattctcgctgacctaggttcgagggcttgcggtgattttgggacataggccgacgtttcaaatttcgaagaaattttgatcggctcacATTCACCccacctctggtcgccagtttcggtccctcatccTCCTTGTGTGTGATGGATGAAGAAAGGGCAACCGTACACGGCCAACCAACGTTGACGATACGCAGCCTTCATTGAATGCAAGATGTCAACGTACACCAGATAAGTTTGGCCGTTGTCTAGAAAAGTaagtttcttctttttttttaccaaaaatCTAAGTATTTACACAGGCAACCATCCACGATAGGTGCCGAAAATCTTGAGATCTCGGCGAAGTTAGGTCATGCATATTTGTCAATAGACAAGTGAAATTAAGCTGACGAAGCAAACTATGATAAAATTGAACTTATAAATTCGTCGCCACCGACCAAAACATAGAAATTTTTTCCTGATTCCCTATAGCGTCACATCCATGGAAATTCATCAGCCTTATTTTTATTCCATTGACTGCAATCGAAAGCAACTGCAGTCCATACAGTAATGGCGcgcgcatatatatatatatatatatatatatatatatatatatatatatatatatatatatatatattatagtgaaataaataaattaaacacAGCCGCCATAAGAGCAGGACGCCCAGCCCTTGACGGCGGTGCTGTATCCGGTCCTGCTGTCGGTGAACCTGTCCCAGATCATGATCCCGCCATAGTTGTCCGCCTTCTGCACCTTGGGCAGCAGGTCGTAGTAGAGGTACTTGAGGTACACCTCGACGGGCGGCGACGCCCCATCCGGCACGCCGCTCTCGGCCGCGGCGAGCCCCACGTAGAGCTGGCTCCCGGGGTACCTCGCCGTCCACTTCTCCCACTCCTCCACGACGCCGTCGACCCCGCCATTCTTGTACGAGCAccgctcctcctcgtcgccgtagaAGCGGACGTGGATGCGCTCGAACAGCCCCGTCTCCAGCGCGCGCTCGAGGCGGCGGTCCGGGAACGCGCAGCGCGGCGTGGCCGTGAGCCGCACGTGCTTGGCCGTGGCGTGGTAGTACATGCTGTTGAAGTAGTCGAGGCGGCGCGCGAGCTCGTCGTAGGGCTCGGAGGGCGCGCCATGGTCGATGTAGAAGTCGACGCCGTCGACCGCCGCGTCGCCGAAGGGGCGGAACacatcgccgctgccgcccccgaGGTACGCGTTCCAGAGGTGGTTCGCGACGGCCTCCGGCGACGCCGAGGACGGGAGGGAGTAGTCggtgcccccgccgccgatGGAGAGGAACACCGGGATGCCCTTGGACTGGCAGTGCTTGATGTCGGCGCCGATGCCGTGGAGCGGGTGGCCCGAGAGGTCGGTCCAGTATTTACCGTGGCCGAAGACGCGGAGGAAGGAGATGACCACGGTGTTGTACAGCCCGGTGTCGCAGGCCTCGCGCAGGGTGCCCTCGTCCTTGTTCCGGCCCCAGAACACCGTCAGCTCGCCGGTCCGCTTGGCCTCGGCGGCCGTGGCAGCGAGGTACAACAGGCAAgcgagggcgaggaggagcagCCACGAACGGTGGCGTTGGAACGCCATGATGAGATGAGACTGCAGTGAGATGGTTCTTGTTCTCGATCGATAGATAGACATTGCTTGCAGCAGGGACAGATATTTATACAGAGATAGGGGTTTGGAATCTTTGAATAGATGATGGGATTGGGCTACGTGCAATGCAAGTGTTTGGTCGTTTCTTGTGTGTCGTCGACGGAATGCTTGAGAAACAGGGGGCTGCTGGGACCATGGAAAACAGGGGAAGGAACGATGCATGCTGGCCGGCCCTCTTATCCAAATGCCCGTGCTCATAGCTAGAGACGTGAATTGTTTTTTATATCATttcaaacaatatttttctaaagTTAAGTCATTTCTTATGAAATCTTGTGAAGCCGAGCGATCTTCTTGTGAATGCGAACATTTGTTTAGTTTAGGACATTTCATTCTGAAGCAGAACAATAAGATTATCTTGAATATTTTTTATGACAACGAATAATTTTCTTGAATTTTCCCATGAAgccaaacaattttttttaataaaaagatTACAgaaagattcgtctcataatTTACAAGCCAATTATGCAATTAGCCTAATTagtctcgttagattcgtctcgtaatttaaaagccaactatgcaattagttttttatttcatctagatttaacaCTCCATGTATATAAGATTCCCGTTTGATATGATagattatgcaattagttttttatttcatctagatttaatattCCATACATGTAAGATTTCCGTTTGATatgatagatttggaattttgaattttgtaagTAAATAAGGGGTCAGTCCATTCCCATCCGCTAACTGGCATGCCTGCTTCATGGTCACCTGACGTCACCCATGGCTCGTTCATAGCTGTCTCCTGGAGAGGTCTATGGATTATCCGGGGCAGCTTATGCTTGTCAGGGCGCCACATCTCCCCCTGCAGGAACTTCCACGTGTCCTGGAACTTGGCCAGTGTCTTTGCAGCAACAGTTCTCGCTGAAGAGCGCCTCCTGTTGAACTCTGTTTCGGACTCTGTCAGGTCCTTTTCATGGTATGGTGTGAGGAGACAGGGAAGAAGGGGATAGCCTGAGTCACCGATCAAGTGTTCCCCAATCTCTGAGCCGTCTGATACCTTTAGCTCGCTGCCATTCAGCCGTTCACCTTTATCGCAAAGCTTGAAAAGGCCAGAGCTGTGCAAAATGAAAGGACTAATTTCAAGATAGGCTTTATATATTAGATTTCATGAATCTAGTGAAAAGGATTATATAATGTTAGTACAAGTAAGATTGATGATTTTCCATATTTTTGTATGAATTTATTCGATTTCTTGCAAGAGATCGAGTTACACCTAAATAGTGGAAGTTTGTTGAATTTTTGTCATAAGATTGAATTATTTTATTTGGATTCATCGTGTCTCAATCTACCTATAGAATTCTAAAGATGGCTTAAACCTTACCAAAAGAATCAGCCATGCTGTATATATATACTTGCCCACACCATGAAATAGAAACAGAGCAACCAAATGTCTACTTCGTCCATGTTAACTGCTAGCTCTCAGAGAAGATGTCAAGATCAAGATGTCGTGAGGCACCTAAAATTCGTATAGGGATCGACTTTGGCTTTTGTCCTTGCCAGAGATAAATTTGTCCTTGTATTTGAATGGCAAAACTCATGGTGTCACCCTCGGTACAGCTACAGCACAGCCTATAGATAGTATTTGCTGCTCTGTTATTTGCCATACCATAAGATATATGAGCTGTGAAGTTGTTGCAGACGTTGGAGTTGCGGAAATCTGAGATTTTAGAAACGCCATCCAGCAGCTTGGCAACACAGTTGGCATGCGTTCATCTGTATTACATTTAGCGAATCCCCAGATAGATGACGTTGTGGTTGCTTCAGTGGAATAACGGTCAGAGTAAGGAGCCGTTATTGTTGGACTAGGACTTGACTTGTGAATTTTCTGGGTTGATGACTGATGATGAGAGCAGGCTGCAGGCCATTACAATTTTATAACCAAACAACGACCAAGCATTTGGACATTGCACGGATGTAGCTGTCACGGAGACGGTAAGTTGGTAACTTGCTAAATTGTTCCTGACGCGATCATCGTAAATTATGATGGGCAGGAATACATAGCCAAATGGCACTGCATGCTACTACATTGCATTTTCATTGGACAGTGCATGGCTATATATCCACGCTCTGCTCCCTTGGATTCGACATCTCGCTGAAGTTCCACACCTGCACCAAGCAGACAGATAGAAACGACCTCTTGAAGCATGGCAGTCCTGGTGATGGGCGCGATGCCCAGCATCATCCTCAAGCTTCGTAAACTGCTCAAGGAGGAGTACAACCTGCAGGCTGGCGTGAAGAAGCATGTTAGGTCCCTAACCCTGGAGCTCGAGAGGTGGACCAGGTGCCATGGAACTACGAAAGGTGGACCAGGCCGCACTACGAAAGGTGGACCAGGTGCCATGGAACTACGAGAGGTGGACCAGGCCGCACTAGGAAAGGTGGACCAGGTGCCATGGAACCAGCTCGATGAGCACGTCAAGCTCTGGGCACACGAGGTGAGGGAGTCATCGTATGACATGGAGGATTCCCTTGACACCTTCCTTGCGCATATCCAAGGCCGTGAAGCCACGAAGAGAGAGGGCTTGCTCAAATGCCTCATTGGGAAGATGCCAAACTTGGTCAAGAAGAGCAAGAAGCGACGCAAGATCAGCATCGGTGTCAAGGACATCATGACTCATGTCAATGAGGTGacagcactactagaaaacgggacATGGGAATCGGTTGGAAatggccttaggcaccggttcccgccaaccgagaccaatggcctcgccttaggacaccgggtatttaacccggtgccttagtcacccattggtaccggttggaaagtccaaccggtaccaaaggcgctgccaccaaccggtaccaaagaggctaccacgctgacgcaaggtggcagctcctttggtaccggttggtctttccaaccggtaccaatgaccttttcccttttttcccaaatctagttttgtttgttataattactaatgtttattcttttataattgctaagcgcactcaagctctacagtactacacgttcattggtcgttcgtgttcgttttcagataatatttgaaactaactaaaagtgaaatgcgagcatataattaagctaattagatgaactaatatatttacaaatttacaaacatcaagacataatgtttaaaaatatttgcaaatgtacaagtcatgtttgtagtccaactactggtcccctcaggaggtcgatggaagtcctctatcgatgtgaccgtcgtggtagaactcgcctctaggatccaagatctcgttcaaaatgaatccggtgagctgctcgcacacggcgttgatcaaatcagtagagtaacattcatcccccatttgagacatctatcatttagaaaaaaaggattaacatcatgtgcattagtacaattatgaaaatatactagtgaacggtttggacgtactctcgtgtcttcatcagtagccttcccgcatggagtcatgatgtgcaagtagtcgcatacgtagtacccgcaccaatcagttccttgttgttgtctcgcacacttaatgagaaacaaataaattactcaatttagaacaatttgggattatatacttaacttgacaaatctttatgaatcaacataccggataatccatgttaacgttcagttagcgcctccattgaccacgtcctttgttatttttcacaaattttttccaaaccctgcgctcaaagttaagtttgatattcaggaattgttattaacagaaaaaagatttgattgtgcaaactgtacttgcctgttcaaggggtctaggatatgttggattgcagactttggatttctcattgagtcaaagactataagattgccggtctctacggaaagcatgagtaaaatccaatgataactgcggatatagataggatatatacatacatgcattagatgacttagtatttatttattaatataacagaggattgagtcaaccaaggcttacccaaagttgtatggtatgaatatataggatttgtaattttgcctagtcaacgaatcgtacatgttttggtacgtttccttgtaattgtacacgtttccttgtaatggcgttaatccagtttcagaaagaaatatcgcggcctgtaggtccgtctggagttgtacgtccgtcgggtgtaggagtggcaaccctggcacccggaggggctcgagtcctttttgttgtgtgccaagctgaggaatggtcttgccacattttttcttcagatttctcaccttgtgtgcttttgtcagagtacgatcatagtccgagggtaagcttttcggttttggtgggttgtataggtttgcgagaagctttttccctagttctagaggtacattttccctcggcggggggactttaggcttcaattgttcttttatatatcgagcagtctcctcttccaactcctcagcggttttctcgtaggttaattttctttcgaccgttttctccttcttctttgagggtccagccgctgggagggatgctgtctttttctttcctttttctgggtcaggaggagttggagtcctcgtggccctttgcgccggcggagacggtggtgaaggaggtggttgtggggacggcagTGAGGGAGACCGcagagacgggcgatcggtctgcacgggagccgttatgcttgcagtaagtttgatgtcggccttgcgccatagaacgaccccgtgcagtgcgtctcccaatgtcttctctccatcccctccaacgaagtcgagctcaagatcctcattgtttccaactatctgctcgactgtgacggaggtgtagccagggggtatcggccttccatgaattatAGTAGAAGTATTctggggcagggctgacccgtatgcgacatgaatggatatatttcttgctcgcacatgaagctcgcatggtgtcggcatggtgacatcgtccactggatacctctggtaatctaccgccgttggctcaatctgggttgctattccgcttgtacgtcgggcaccgctgtggatgcacagctgctgcgtcactgagagaccgggcttatcacaacatccgggtgagacccagcagtgcccctttggctcagagctagctgcactgccttatTGATCCTGGcttccatctgagattccaaggacgcaaccttccttgtcatctcttcttgcatggcacgaagtttctcttcctgttccgctttgctctttcggtgagtcttgtaagaggaatctccggcccaagcaactttccatgggaccacgccgatgccgcgggcttgtccagggtgttccagattctttaatgcccttgtcagctcatcattctccctttcaggctggaatgttccttgttgggtctcatctattgcagcgactagatcgcgggacacttcttgcatatgctcgggcacgaccaaatttccatccaactggtttagtgtcacgccattagcaaataaccaccacttggatctatccggccaatcccaagttgtcggcctgatgcctctatccataaggtcctgctccatcttctgtcatttttttattgacttcttgtacccagcagccccaaggtggtggctgtacttcttatttgctgcattcaccttggcctgttcggatttttcttgggcttcctctgatagtttgtattgtttgaactcctcccagtatggtttaacctgcggaagatcgtcccagttcagctccttatccttcttgatgtaattgatgtacaacttcttcttgaaagttgcaaaggcaagggccatctttttcaaggcacatttcttcacaagttcttggtcaactccttcaggaagagtgaacatatccttgagttctgcccatagcatttccttctgatatgcaggcacggcgtgttgctgttcttcgggtttgctcgttttccatagtcttgtggtgatcggaattcttgcccgaacaataaccccacattggttgacaaattttgtgcttgcagcctctggagcacttggacagccctctgcgtccacttctgtgacgacatgtcttctctccattttcttggttggccggcgtctcccttttgactggctcaacgaagtcgatgcggaggtcgactaaattacagaaaagatatgttaatcgcaaaactaatccaCTGAAGTCACTATGCATATTGTTTTAAGATttgtactggaacatgctgctgttgattgggcggcggcgcaaagtcatcatcttcttcatcggcatctccagacatattcaggaacgaatcagctgtccgagcatcttcttcagcgtttggctgggtggtgttggccctcgtatcttcgtttattgcgtccaacatgtattgcttggcgacctcattatcaccgaaggggtccatccttaactgaaactgtaaaaatgtgttagagtatgtgtccatccttaaatgaagcaggcgaattcaattctttgaacaaatatgcgtgtttgaaagagagagagagacagtgtgtgtgtgtgagagagagtgtatgtatgttagagggagagagagagtgtgtgtgtgtgtgtgtttgtgtgttagtgggacagagaaagagagagagagttagtgagtgtgtgtgtgagtcagtgtgtgtgtgtgtgtttgtgtgttagtgggacagagaaagagagagagagagttagtgtgtgtgtgagtgtgtgtgtgtgtgtgtgcctgTGTGTGAGCGAGAGACCGAGCATCGGTGAGGAGACAGCGAGAGAGCATTGGGGACAAGGAAACAATAAGAGTTAGCGAGATACCGATCGCCGTTAAGAAGTCGTTGAGAAGGAGAGAGCGTCGTGTTTGATTTCATAAATAAGAATGAAGAATTcataatacataaatacatgcatgagttacagaaatacacgagttacatgataaatacatgagttacatgataaatacatgagttacagaaatacatgattaaataaagtctctctaataactaaattctataactaaattatacactatatataGTGAAAACATTGTACACTATACATAAGACTAATAATAGAGGCACGGCGCAAAGATGTACTGGAAAAGTACTGGAAAAGTTGAAAAAGATGTAGAGCacgatgcaaggatcgcgtgagcgcaagaatcgctaaaatcggagtcaaaatgtgaaagatatggctaaaacaagattctagtggcttatttgcaagaaaaatctagaaagggcctctctggaatttcttttgaactaggaaggactgcggattaattttgaagaaactcagggtctctttagcaaaagcgccGGGGCGGCTCTGGTTTGGCTCGGATCTAACAGATCCgatccgttggatctcgatctaatGGCTGAAACAGGGTGGGGGCGGCTTGAGACGCGGCTGCTGGCTCAGCTGCGGCTCGGCAATGCTCGGGCGACGGCTCAGGCAGACGGCGGCTTGGCTAGCGGCTCTGGCGATAGCGCGGCTTGGCGCTAGGCGTAGCCGGCGgctcgggcgggcggcgctttgcgccggcggcgagcagaggtGGCGGCGGACCGCCGGAGTACACCGAAAACGGTGCTCCGGGGCTCGGTTCATGGCGGGGTTAGGCCGGGGAGGGAGAGTGTGCGACGGGGAACGCGGCTAGGGGGTCCAGGaggtgcggcggtggccggaggtggccgCTCGGTGGCGAGGGGGCGGAGCCGCGGCTTCGGCGAGGAATCGCCGGCGAGATAGAGcgacagagagagaggggggaaatGGGGTATGGAGCTTCCTCACCACCTCACCTAGCTCCGGTGACGAACGGGCGGCGAAGAGGCACGACGGGGcggcggatcgacggcggcggcgcatgggagcggtgctcggtggcggcggcacagAGCGGTGCTCGGTGCTCAATGGTAACTCTGTGTAACTTGTgcgccgcggccacggttcgAACCCGCGCCCAACCCCTTTTTTTTCGAATTGCCTGCCTCAGGTACTGGTTGACAAttctaaccggtacctaaggctttctTTTAATTAcgacataataaattatttaggtgCATagctaattattttatttgcataataaatcaaataattgcataataaatcatttaaatgcacaataattctaattactacatgataaatcatttagttgcataactaattattttaattgtataataaatcaaataattgcataagaaatcatttaaatgcacaataattctaaatactacatgataattcatttaggtgcataactaattattttaattgtataataaatcaaataattccataataaatcatttaaatgcacaataattctaattactacatgataaatcatttaggtgcataactaattattttaattggataataaatcaaataattgcataataaatcatttaaatgcacaataattctaattactatatgataaatcatttaggtgcataactaatcattttagtTGCAttataaatcataataaatcaaataattgcataataaatcatttaattgcccaataaatcaattcattgcataagaaatctgataatattcacagaaaatattacaagacataatcattgaactaagggaatattaacgatggttcgctttacaatcgtcccttcattatgatcatgacgtgcgtacggagcctcctcttcggctaaaagaatacttgtgtcaacctccactgcgaacggagtcatatcttcaaccttattgtattcttcttcatctgtgacatcgtcgactcccacaatttttctttttcctgccagaacaatatggcgctttggctcatctccggcacctacaaaatttgatttattcctggacttgtcctttctcggtttgctagacatgtcctgcacatagaaaacttgagtgacatctttagctaggacgaatggttcgtctcgatagccaagctctttgaggtctaccgttgtcattccgtactcgtcgatatcgacaccttttcctatgagtttaacccattgacaacgaaatagaggtatcttcaacggcccatagttgagttcccagatctcttcaatgtaaccaaaatatgtgTTCGCTTGGCCACTAGGGttggtggcatctatacggacaccactattttgattggtgctcttgttatcttgggctcttgtataaaatatgtaaccattaatttcatatccttggtacattagg comes from Panicum virgatum strain AP13 chromosome 4K, P.virgatum_v5, whole genome shotgun sequence and encodes:
- the LOC120703591 gene encoding xylanase inhibitor protein 1-like gives rise to the protein MSIYRSRTRTISLQSHLIMAFQRHRSWLLLLALACLLYLAATAAEAKRTGELTVFWGRNKDEGTLREACDTGLYNTVVISFLRVFGHGKYWTDLSGHPLHGIGADIKHCQSKGIPVFLSIGGGGTDYSLPSSASPEAVANHLWNAYLGGGSGDVFRPFGDAAVDGVDFYIDHGAPSEPYDELARRLDYFNSMYYHATAKHVRLTATPRCAFPDRRLERALETGLFERIHVRFYGDEEERCSYKNGGVDGVVEEWEKWTARYPGSQLYVGLAAAESGVPDGASPPVEVYLKYLYYDLLPKVQKADNYGGIMIWDRFTDSRTGYSTAVKGWASCSYGGCV
- the LOC120702069 gene encoding putative disease resistance protein At1g50180; the encoded protein is MPSIILKLRKLLKEEYNLQAGVKKHVRSLTLELERWTRCHGTTKGGPGRTTKGGPGAMELREVDQAALGKVDQVPWNQLDEHVKLWAHEVRESSYDMEDSLDTFLAHIQGREATKREGLLKCLIGKMPNLVKKSKKRRKISIGVKDIMTHVNEPLQRGDATNAKMKIVSVVGVGGLGKTTLAKAVYEKLKDDFDCKAFVPVGRNPDLKKVFKDILIDLDSDRDLQLSMAILDERMLINKIRKFFIDNKKSYGI